One window of the Candidatus Zixiibacteriota bacterium genome contains the following:
- a CDS encoding hypothetical protein (Evidence 5 : Unknown function): MKLAPVGRVEVVNDGVVPSGSVADMPKVKSEFSLTDCAPIVAKTGAWFTLLTVIATISESTAAESSVA; the protein is encoded by the coding sequence GTGAAACTGGCTCCGGTCGGAAGAGTCGAGGTCGTAAATGACGGGGTCGTCCCATCAGGATCAGTAGCGGATATGCCAAAGGTTAAGAGTGAATTCTCATTAACCGACTGCGCCCCGATTGTCGCCAAAACAGGGGCCTGGTTCACATTATTAACTGTAATTGCAACTATCTCCGAATCGACTGCGGCGGAATCATCGGTCGCATAG
- a CDS encoding hypothetical protein (Evidence 5 : Unknown function), translating into MDFLNTITNHKSLRWIMRSYKIPLIVISILIALGEIAGAQVIDTSYYIDVGDFKALPDSVARVPVQIKNPADVGGFIIRFTYDTTALTPYMIEGSSGGPNIVYDSLELFGRGLLSTGMDSCAPSPADWRELPGIFAPRDTSSLNNPNRNAIFVQFLPPLPPLDTTCFPYFRAGVVPAKADTVGGILYFLFKVKPTIAVSKTKHYLVQVQNSTSSTEFRENQFSSVDGTITVYPRATGILGYGYFTCDTAVAGCPDGFHTCPTGCCPDTITCPSGYHICGDTCCPDVVGNHAPVVTDPVPSTYSIMQGETVTFTIAATDVDAGDVVTLEAVNLPSNATFSSTPGTQSASGLFSFTPSFTQEGTFPVGFKATDDNAAVSTIKYVTITVNKVLKDRLFSTSSYGTGTRPNGGVPGATPVIFPIDLISAQPEVYGIQFDMSYPGEIAQIDSVVVTTRTPEYVVYENIGSYPDSIRVFTFGLSNEPILPADTISKTAVLKAYMSIDSAATAGDYPVRLFNGWESVDPNPEIASLALVTDSGLVQVDRYGDVNLDKMINVADLVNVVAYIIGNFGLPVRNFATANINFDAVVNVVDLVGIINMILGQPMSPSPAPVDYYNGQFATMKIEHGDLESGQLTNLNVRGEFPDQVAGVQLQVDYDPDALELGTPVLPEAAKSLVLAYNDDHKGRLRMVLYSRQTQMSSMLIPAGASDVVRLEAKTKRQIKADDNTTIRITKAYLSNARAVEIPMDNPNPPIVPTTFMLYQNYPNPFNPTTTIEFDIAGTGGGVTNNAKLKIYNILGQQVRTLVDGAMVPGRHTVIWDGTDQGGHGVATGIYFYRLEVGGKSQTKKMLLVK; encoded by the coding sequence ATGGATTTTTTAAATACGATAACAAATCATAAATCCCTGAGGTGGATAATGCGTTCATATAAAATCCCATTGATAGTAATTTCAATCCTTATTGCCCTGGGCGAAATCGCCGGCGCTCAAGTGATCGATACATCGTACTATATTGATGTCGGTGATTTCAAGGCGCTTCCGGATTCGGTAGCAAGAGTCCCGGTACAAATCAAGAATCCGGCTGATGTAGGTGGTTTTATTATCCGCTTCACTTATGATACCACGGCATTGACTCCCTATATGATTGAGGGATCAAGCGGAGGTCCGAATATTGTCTATGACTCGCTGGAACTATTCGGCCGCGGTTTACTGTCCACCGGGATGGACAGTTGCGCGCCAAGCCCCGCTGATTGGAGGGAGTTGCCGGGCATATTTGCTCCGAGAGATACTTCAAGCCTGAATAATCCCAATAGAAATGCCATATTTGTACAATTCCTGCCGCCGCTCCCTCCTTTGGACACTACCTGCTTTCCATATTTCAGAGCCGGTGTTGTACCGGCTAAAGCGGATACGGTGGGGGGGATTTTGTACTTCCTGTTCAAGGTCAAACCTACGATTGCGGTCAGCAAGACCAAGCACTATTTGGTCCAGGTTCAGAACTCGACCAGCTCGACAGAATTTCGTGAAAATCAGTTTTCGAGCGTGGATGGAACTATAACGGTATATCCCCGCGCCACAGGGATATTAGGATATGGATATTTTACCTGCGATACCGCTGTAGCCGGTTGCCCGGATGGATTTCATACCTGCCCCACGGGTTGCTGCCCGGATACGATAACCTGCCCGTCCGGATATCATATCTGCGGCGACACCTGCTGCCCCGATGTGGTCGGCAATCATGCTCCGGTCGTGACCGATCCGGTGCCTTCGACCTATAGCATAATGCAGGGTGAGACGGTGACCTTTACGATCGCGGCCACCGACGTGGATGCCGGCGATGTGGTGACGCTGGAAGCGGTCAATTTGCCTTCCAATGCGACGTTTTCAAGCACGCCGGGGACGCAGAGCGCCAGCGGGCTTTTTTCGTTCACGCCGTCATTTACCCAGGAAGGGACATTCCCGGTGGGCTTTAAAGCCACCGATGATAATGCGGCAGTGTCGACAATTAAATATGTTACAATTACAGTCAATAAGGTTCTTAAAGATCGGCTCTTTTCGACATCATCTTATGGAACCGGGACGCGCCCGAACGGAGGTGTCCCGGGAGCGACGCCGGTCATATTCCCGATAGATCTGATTTCGGCTCAGCCGGAGGTTTACGGTATCCAGTTCGATATGTCATATCCGGGCGAAATTGCCCAAATAGACTCAGTTGTCGTGACCACCAGGACTCCCGAATATGTCGTTTATGAAAATATAGGATCGTATCCTGATTCGATAAGAGTATTTACGTTCGGTTTATCCAACGAGCCGATATTGCCGGCCGATACGATATCCAAGACGGCGGTCCTGAAGGCCTATATGTCGATAGATTCCGCGGCCACGGCCGGCGACTATCCGGTTCGGCTTTTCAACGGTTGGGAATCGGTGGATCCGAACCCGGAAATTGCGTCACTGGCTCTGGTGACCGATTCGGGCCTGGTTCAGGTTGACCGTTACGGCGATGTTAACCTCGATAAAATGATCAATGTGGCCGATCTGGTGAACGTGGTGGCCTATATTATCGGCAATTTCGGCTTGCCGGTTAGGAACTTCGCCACGGCTAATATCAATTTCGACGCGGTTGTCAATGTTGTCGACCTGGTCGGAATTATCAACATGATTCTCGGACAGCCGATGAGCCCGTCGCCGGCCCCTGTCGATTACTATAACGGGCAATTCGCTACTATGAAGATAGAGCACGGCGATTTGGAATCGGGGCAATTGACCAATTTGAACGTGCGCGGCGAATTTCCCGATCAGGTGGCAGGGGTGCAGTTGCAGGTGGATTATGATCCCGATGCCTTGGAATTGGGCACGCCGGTATTGCCCGAAGCCGCCAAGTCGCTTGTTCTGGCATATAATGATGACCACAAGGGCAGACTACGGATGGTTTTATACAGCCGCCAGACGCAGATGTCGTCAATGTTGATTCCCGCCGGCGCCAGCGACGTGGTGCGTCTCGAAGCGAAAACCAAACGACAGATAAAGGCGGATGACAATACGACCATACGAATCACCAAGGCCTATCTCTCGAATGCCCGGGCGGTTGAGATTCCGATGGATAATCCCAATCCGCCCATTGTCCCCACGACGTTTATGCTTTACCAGAATTACCCCAACCCGTTCAATCCGACAACCACGATTGAATTCGATATCGCCGGAACCGGCGGCGGGGTAACCAACAATGCCAAATTGAAAATTTACAATATTCTCGGTCAGCAGGTGCGCACCCTGGTGGATGGAGCGATGGTGCCGGGCCGTCATACGGTCATATGGGATGGAACCGATCAGGGCGGACATGGTGTCGCCACCGGTATTTATTTCTATCGCCTGGAGGTGGGCGGTAAGAGCCAGACCAAGAAGATGCTGTTGGTGAAATAG
- a CDS encoding hypothetical protein (Evidence 5 : Unknown function) produces MELIRPKLVCLLLKWSAVKTVIRDIMFIRIAKLLYIIAIIAWAGNGSVAYANSAPTILPVGDQYVTEGQTLRLHITATDIDHDKISLGVSGQPTGAIFVDSGNGAASLIWRPDYAGPMSSEGSPFALSFWAGDGTQATVLTANIYVINSNRRPLIDAPTVISAVAGNPISFNLSASDPDHDALNWSVTGKPAGSIFTAGEPAQFSWATVFADSGSYTAGFIASDIYGASDTVQVTFHIAPAVIYALTIDTVSGYSGDLVTEHIRLSNLVPIRGFDLLINYDQSALSLASLTKTGTRAAGFEYFNYYLNERGISGDVHVVGIADIANSIVTPPLAAGDGPIISATFYITRDLNFAGFAVPINFAFEDLAYRTDNTLTDTAGARIEQTAIEYIDGFVAIKKVTQSALGDINLNGLAFEIGDAIYLTNYFINPVNSPLNNEQRANSDVNQDGLPASIADLVYLINRIVNLSAGLKPRYDHEKVALLSGDKRNEFSVAFDSPEEIGAAVMTLELKGTENDNITVEAPPESRGMLCKWRREGSLLRILIYSDKGNRLPAGINEVVKVTGAEARIKDIQVSSADGTMMPIVFRDGSEEILPRGFSLYQNFPNPFNPTTDISFDLPVTARVELTVYDLLGRNVKVLADGVFPAGHHTLVWDGRDEKGNSAASGIYFYQIKAADFTARKKMILLK; encoded by the coding sequence ATGGAGCTTATAAGGCCAAAGTTGGTCTGTTTATTGCTCAAATGGTCAGCGGTGAAAACCGTTATTAGGGATATTATGTTTATCAGAATTGCTAAGTTATTATATATCATAGCAATCATCGCTTGGGCGGGCAACGGCTCCGTGGCTTACGCCAATAGTGCGCCGACCATACTTCCCGTTGGAGATCAATATGTTACGGAAGGCCAAACGCTCCGCCTGCATATAACCGCCACCGATATCGACCATGATAAAATATCCCTGGGAGTGAGCGGTCAGCCGACCGGAGCGATCTTCGTCGACAGCGGTAACGGCGCGGCGAGTTTGATATGGCGGCCGGATTATGCCGGGCCGATGTCTTCGGAGGGGTCGCCATTTGCACTATCCTTCTGGGCCGGTGATGGAACGCAGGCGACGGTGTTGACCGCCAATATCTATGTCATAAACAGCAACAGAAGGCCGCTCATCGACGCCCCGACGGTCATTTCGGCGGTCGCGGGAAATCCAATTTCATTCAATCTATCGGCCAGCGATCCCGATCATGATGCTCTTAACTGGAGCGTGACGGGCAAGCCGGCCGGATCGATTTTTACAGCAGGCGAGCCGGCGCAGTTTTCGTGGGCGACGGTTTTCGCCGATTCCGGATCATACACGGCCGGATTCATAGCGAGCGACATTTATGGGGCTTCCGACACGGTGCAGGTGACTTTCCATATAGCACCGGCGGTGATATATGCCCTGACGATAGATACGGTCTCGGGTTATTCGGGCGACCTGGTTACGGAGCATATCCGGCTTTCCAACCTGGTTCCGATCCGGGGCTTTGATTTGCTTATCAATTACGACCAATCGGCCCTGAGCCTGGCGTCTTTGACCAAGACGGGAACACGAGCGGCCGGATTCGAATATTTCAATTATTATTTGAATGAGCGCGGCATCTCCGGAGATGTGCACGTTGTCGGAATCGCCGACATTGCCAACAGCATTGTCACGCCGCCACTGGCGGCAGGCGACGGTCCGATTATTTCGGCAACTTTCTATATCACGCGAGATTTGAATTTTGCCGGATTTGCCGTGCCGATAAATTTTGCTTTCGAGGATCTGGCTTATCGGACCGACAACACTCTGACCGATACGGCCGGCGCGCGAATAGAGCAGACGGCGATCGAGTATATCGACGGATTTGTCGCGATCAAGAAAGTGACCCAGAGCGCGCTGGGGGATATCAACCTGAACGGTCTGGCGTTCGAAATCGGGGACGCCATATACCTGACGAATTATTTTATCAACCCGGTTAACAGTCCTCTGAATAACGAGCAGCGGGCCAATTCCGATGTCAATCAGGACGGGCTCCCGGCCTCGATCGCCGACCTGGTTTATCTTATCAACCGGATAGTAAATTTAAGCGCGGGACTAAAGCCCCGTTACGATCATGAGAAAGTGGCGCTCTTGTCCGGCGACAAGCGGAACGAATTCAGCGTGGCCTTCGATTCCCCGGAAGAAATCGGGGCGGCCGTAATGACCCTGGAATTGAAGGGAACAGAGAATGACAATATCACGGTGGAGGCACCGCCGGAATCGCGGGGGATGCTGTGCAAGTGGCGCCGGGAAGGGAGCCTGCTCCGTATTCTCATTTACAGCGACAAGGGGAACCGCCTTCCGGCCGGAATCAACGAAGTAGTCAAGGTGACGGGTGCGGAAGCCAGGATCAAAGATATCCAGGTCTCGTCGGCGGACGGCACGATGATGCCGATTGTTTTCCGGGACGGTTCCGAAGAAATTCTGCCGAGGGGATTTTCATTATATCAAAATTTCCCGAATCCTTTCAATCCGACCACTGATATCAGTTTCGACTTGCCGGTGACGGCGCGGGTGGAACTGACGGTTTATGATTTGCTTGGACGCAATGTAAAGGTGCTGGCCGACGGAGTTTTCCCGGCGGGGCATCATACTCTGGTTTGGGACGGAAGAGATGAGAAAGGAAACAGCGCCGCCAGCGGAATTTACTTCTATCAGATCAAGGCGGCGGATTTTACGGCACGGAAAAAAATGATTCTTTTAAAATAA
- a CDS encoding exported hypothetical protein (Evidence 5 : Unknown function) — protein MKRNVLVLVLSLLLLSFGLANADLTFRTELTGGYMDGSTLTINSGAPVFVDIYATNTTPPAWRGAWSSPFTFTGTGIVNPVTFTDTSTWVIPSFKALWDLFYTTWADLNTFNQPAHTANLPFLFNVSGAANNAGLYPTGTEFQVLHMGVTVTLTDPGTPGELCIAKGVPSDPTYDWLFEDPVPTYDPICWPVNVQPDPPPVFDNCTPGLTLDQQFNVPFTYTFTGHDVPNPDVTPGGIHFCKMSGVGDVTDAGVWTYNATCVDVDQSLSVVVGIGDANNPCGAVNTCTINIVVRNTAPTITCQPNITVGTSGGFIQYTAADINTGDTKTWSIEASDAPGAITVDGTGKVTFVPGALPAGDYNFTVRVTDCGGLFAECQGRFSLVLTNPFYVKIEKAEGLTGKGVLQGHHTLLNVYGNLNTADAEVWGWDFLIAYDASALSLMNVVKSDLFAIPGANEFEYLTYRFGATGNCGNGCPTGLVRVIAIADQNDGYHHPVSKVIPSDHILFQLDFLVSNDRTLECMFVPVRFFWTDCGDNTLAMRFPLGYGASNPPIPVAENDYDVITVLNSGIYEFDDPLRLNNIADGGSVFPTFVGAPDSCLTYAILAKQPFRLVDFINGGVDIICSGDIDARGDVNLNGISNEIGDAVVFTNYFIGGLAAFTVNIEGQIAATDVNADGTTLSVADLVYLIRVIVGDALPYAKLNPNAGAMTLTSNGSVLSTDVELGALYVVMNGHADVSLADGAANMQLKTGVIDGNTVALVYSFDKGQTCTGNVLNTNGTILRAEAANYEGSAYKTGIDNLPTSFSLTNYPNPFNPTTTISMALPVASNWTISIYNVVGQKVASFDGHSEAGIVNVNWDASNQASGVYFYKAEAGKFSATKKMALLK, from the coding sequence ATGAAACGCAATGTTTTAGTTCTCGTCTTATCCTTATTGCTTCTTTCTTTTGGGCTAGCAAACGCAGATTTGACTTTCCGCACCGAACTGACGGGTGGATATATGGACGGCTCCACGCTGACCATTAATTCAGGCGCGCCGGTATTCGTAGATATCTACGCGACCAACACCACCCCGCCGGCGTGGCGCGGTGCCTGGTCGAGCCCGTTCACTTTCACCGGGACAGGTATTGTCAACCCGGTTACTTTCACCGACACCAGCACCTGGGTTATTCCGTCCTTTAAGGCGTTGTGGGATCTGTTCTACACCACCTGGGCGGATCTCAATACGTTTAATCAGCCCGCGCACACCGCCAATCTGCCGTTCCTGTTTAACGTCAGCGGTGCGGCCAACAATGCCGGTCTCTATCCGACCGGAACGGAATTCCAGGTCCTGCACATGGGCGTGACCGTAACCCTTACGGATCCCGGTACGCCTGGTGAACTTTGCATCGCGAAGGGCGTTCCGAGCGACCCGACCTATGACTGGCTGTTTGAAGACCCGGTTCCGACCTATGATCCGATCTGCTGGCCCGTCAATGTTCAGCCGGATCCGCCTCCGGTGTTCGATAACTGCACACCCGGTTTGACCTTAGATCAGCAGTTCAACGTTCCGTTCACCTATACTTTCACCGGTCATGATGTCCCGAACCCGGATGTAACTCCTGGCGGAATTCATTTCTGCAAGATGTCCGGCGTAGGTGATGTGACTGATGCCGGCGTGTGGACCTATAATGCCACTTGCGTCGATGTTGACCAGTCACTGTCAGTAGTAGTGGGTATTGGCGATGCCAATAATCCGTGTGGCGCGGTTAACACCTGCACTATCAATATCGTCGTCCGCAACACTGCCCCGACGATTACCTGCCAGCCCAACATTACTGTTGGCACCAGCGGCGGATTCATTCAGTATACTGCCGCCGACATCAACACTGGCGATACCAAGACCTGGTCGATTGAAGCGTCCGACGCTCCCGGTGCGATCACTGTTGATGGTACCGGCAAAGTGACCTTTGTTCCTGGCGCTCTCCCGGCCGGCGACTATAACTTCACCGTTAGAGTCACCGACTGCGGCGGTTTGTTTGCCGAATGCCAGGGCAGGTTCTCGCTGGTTCTGACCAATCCTTTCTATGTTAAGATTGAAAAGGCCGAAGGGCTGACCGGTAAGGGCGTCCTGCAGGGCCATCACACCCTGTTGAATGTCTATGGCAATCTTAACACGGCCGACGCGGAAGTCTGGGGATGGGATTTCCTCATTGCCTATGACGCTTCCGCTCTGTCTCTGATGAACGTGGTGAAGAGCGACCTGTTCGCGATTCCCGGCGCCAATGAATTCGAATACCTGACCTATCGCTTCGGCGCTACCGGAAACTGCGGCAATGGCTGCCCGACTGGTTTGGTCCGCGTAATCGCGATTGCCGACCAGAATGACGGTTATCACCACCCGGTTTCCAAGGTTATTCCTTCCGATCATATTCTCTTCCAGCTTGACTTCCTCGTTTCCAACGATCGGACTTTGGAATGCATGTTCGTACCGGTTCGGTTCTTCTGGACCGACTGCGGCGACAACACCCTGGCCATGCGCTTCCCGCTGGGCTATGGCGCAAGCAATCCTCCGATTCCGGTGGCTGAGAACGACTATGACGTTATCACCGTGTTGAATTCGGGGATTTATGAATTCGACGATCCGCTTCGCTTGAACAACATTGCCGACGGCGGTTCAGTGTTCCCGACTTTTGTCGGCGCTCCGGATTCATGCTTGACCTATGCCATTCTGGCGAAGCAGCCGTTCCGCCTTGTTGACTTCATCAACGGCGGTGTGGACATCATCTGCAGCGGCGACATCGACGCCCGCGGTGACGTCAACCTGAACGGTATCTCGAACGAAATCGGTGACGCGGTTGTGTTCACCAACTATTTCATCGGCGGCCTGGCGGCCTTCACGGTTAATATTGAAGGTCAGATTGCCGCTACCGACGTTAACGCTGATGGAACCACGCTGTCGGTTGCCGACCTGGTTTATCTTATCCGTGTGATCGTCGGCGATGCTCTGCCGTATGCGAAGTTGAACCCGAATGCCGGCGCGATGACCCTCACCAGCAACGGCTCGGTACTCAGCACTGATGTCGAACTTGGCGCACTGTATGTAGTCATGAACGGCCATGCTGATGTCAGCCTTGCCGACGGCGCTGCCAATATGCAGTTGAAGACCGGCGTGATCGACGGTAACACCGTTGCTCTCGTCTATTCCTTTGACAAGGGTCAGACCTGCACTGGCAATGTTCTGAACACCAACGGCACGATTCTCCGTGCGGAAGCCGCTAATTACGAAGGTTCGGCCTACAAGACCGGCATCGATAATCTGCCGACTTCATTCAGCCTGACCAACTATCCTAACCCGTTCAACCCGACCACGACGATCTCGATGGCTCTCCCGGTTGCTTCCAACTGGACCATTTCGATCTACAACGTAGTCGGCCAGAAGGTAGCTTCCTTCGACGGTCATAGCGAAGCTGGTATCGTAAACGTGAACTGGGATGCCTCTAACCAGGCCTCCGGCGTCTACTTCTATAAAGCGGAAGCGGGCAAGTTCTCGGCTACGAAGAAGATGGCTCTGTTGAAGTAG
- a CDS encoding exported hypothetical protein (Evidence 5 : Unknown function), with product MSFSPRSLKLSRLFAVAILLLLAGVSSGFAQIYPDLEVEVRDTTAYPGTQNSVISVYMRNYADTVAGFELWLQLSRTDRAIFQTNIDTVIDTTYYRCTQWNGSTCLDTVIASWYWVCTQYSGSTCVDSSYQLGYYRCTNYHLPDSVCLDSVWVPGYDWRVIDTQVVHTGNFDTTGTLISGWEYIQSRSLGGSGYDIKITAQANTAPPPYHKGIGFPQYGTKPLIKLLADVYPLPDSVLDRTVKIAIQAHNLDNFSFSRQDGSSIGVISYYVPDTSWFVCQAWDGSNCLLWEKVQGPPADSFHVDSLLTGKLDSTKVALFDGTLSILQGLCGDVNNNGVINILDVSYLINFLYKHGPALPNPYLADCNGKAGLNILDVSYIINFIYKHGPAPICL from the coding sequence ATGTCCTTCAGTCCCAGATCCCTAAAGCTCAGCAGGCTTTTTGCCGTCGCTATTCTGCTTCTTTTGGCGGGAGTTTCCTCGGGGTTCGCGCAAATCTACCCTGACTTGGAAGTTGAGGTTCGCGATACGACCGCCTATCCGGGGACGCAAAATTCGGTTATATCGGTATATATGAGAAATTATGCCGACACGGTCGCCGGGTTCGAATTATGGCTCCAACTGAGCCGGACGGACCGGGCGATCTTTCAGACCAACATCGATACGGTCATCGACACCACTTATTACAGATGCACTCAATGGAATGGGAGCACCTGTCTGGATACCGTGATCGCTTCCTGGTACTGGGTTTGCACACAATATTCGGGGTCGACCTGTGTTGATTCCTCTTATCAATTGGGGTATTATCGTTGTACAAATTACCATTTACCCGACTCGGTTTGTCTGGATTCGGTCTGGGTGCCGGGGTATGACTGGCGCGTGATCGACACTCAAGTTGTCCACACCGGGAATTTCGATACTACCGGAACCCTGATTTCGGGATGGGAATATATTCAATCGCGGTCGCTGGGCGGGAGCGGGTACGATATAAAAATTACGGCGCAGGCCAATACGGCCCCGCCTCCTTATCATAAAGGAATCGGCTTCCCGCAGTATGGAACCAAGCCGCTCATTAAACTTCTGGCCGATGTTTATCCCCTTCCCGATTCGGTTCTGGACCGGACGGTAAAGATCGCGATACAGGCCCATAATCTGGATAATTTCAGTTTTTCCCGGCAAGACGGGAGTTCGATCGGGGTTATTTCTTATTATGTTCCCGATACCAGTTGGTTTGTCTGCCAGGCCTGGGACGGAAGCAATTGCCTGTTGTGGGAAAAGGTCCAGGGGCCGCCGGCCGATTCTTTCCATGTCGATTCCCTGCTGACCGGAAAACTGGACTCGACCAAGGTGGCGCTTTTTGACGGCACGCTGTCCATTCTTCAGGGGTTGTGCGGGGATGTCAACAATAACGGTGTCATCAATATCCTTGATGTCAGTTACCTGATCAATTTCCTGTATAAGCATGGGCCGGCTCTGCCGAATCCGTACCTGGCCGACTGCAATGGCAAGGCGGGGCTCAATATTCTCGATGTCAGTTATATTATTAACTTCATCTATAAGCACGGCCCGGCGCCGATATGCCTGTAG
- a CDS encoding hypothetical protein (Evidence 5 : Unknown function), translating into MAKLMSKKTREIVQTTAVIVIVVVLIFFYGVYPIMTVPGAVGRPDRDKFKDPAFQLPNDPSIFVEHGLKPDTFTVEANDNVKLAALYFFPDTSQARPLRGTVILVPAADTDRTSLIDYPAPLLDSGLAVVTYDQRASGLSGGAYHMAGTIEADDLTEVIAHLSIHGLFHPPLAVAGFGLGGDAVINAARTEKRIASVVAVDPNLTATKYIERIIKKGGLLPIPFSKATYFWWYTKFSSYPGERTSVDQILPLETPTLLLESPGLLDSPEVKKLVQISNGLVNVSTTPADGEVLKNDVVKALLQNIR; encoded by the coding sequence ATGGCCAAATTGATGAGCAAGAAGACCAGGGAAATCGTCCAGACCACCGCCGTCATTGTTATCGTCGTGGTCCTCATTTTTTTCTACGGAGTCTATCCCATCATGACCGTCCCCGGCGCCGTCGGACGACCCGATCGGGATAAATTCAAGGACCCCGCCTTCCAGTTACCCAACGACCCTTCGATTTTTGTCGAACACGGTCTCAAGCCGGATACTTTTACGGTGGAGGCCAATGATAACGTAAAACTGGCCGCACTCTACTTTTTCCCGGATACCTCCCAAGCCCGCCCTCTCCGCGGCACGGTCATCCTGGTCCCGGCCGCCGATACTGATCGAACTTCTTTGATCGACTACCCGGCGCCGCTTCTCGATTCCGGGCTGGCGGTCGTAACTTATGACCAGCGCGCTTCCGGACTTTCCGGCGGGGCCTATCATATGGCCGGAACCATTGAGGCGGATGACCTCACGGAGGTTATCGCGCACCTTTCAATTCACGGTCTCTTTCATCCCCCGCTCGCGGTGGCCGGATTCGGCCTGGGCGGAGACGCCGTCATCAATGCCGCCCGGACTGAAAAGAGAATTGCGAGCGTAGTGGCGGTCGATCCCAACCTGACCGCGACCAAATATATTGAAAGAATTATAAAGAAAGGCGGACTCCTCCCCATCCCCTTTTCGAAAGCGACCTATTTCTGGTGGTACACCAAATTTTCCAGTTATCCCGGGGAACGAACCTCGGTCGACCAGATTCTTCCCCTGGAAACCCCGACCCTTCTTCTGGAGTCCCCGGGTTTATTAGATTCTCCCGAAGTCAAGAAACTGGTACAGATTTCCAACGGGCTGGTAAATGTCTCCACCACCCCCGCTGACGGAGAGGTCCTTAAGAATGATGTTGTCAAGGCGTTACTTCAGAATATTAGGTAA
- a CDS encoding Transcriptional regulator, BadM/Rrf2 family gives MIYSPTAQHALRALIYLARQTERIPIRVSQIAQAENIPRQFLSKILHNLKNKRLVIATKGPGGGFTLARPAKEISIMDIVEAVDGTQDFDRKCILGLQECNDKAPCALHNHWKSLRDQFSKSIGAMTLDAAVRSLKSK, from the coding sequence ATGATTTATTCGCCTACTGCCCAACATGCCCTGCGGGCCCTGATTTATCTGGCCCGCCAGACGGAACGAATACCGATCCGGGTTTCGCAAATCGCCCAGGCCGAAAATATCCCGCGGCAATTCTTGTCCAAGATTCTCCATAACCTGAAAAACAAAAGGCTGGTCATCGCCACCAAAGGCCCCGGTGGCGGATTTACTCTCGCCCGCCCGGCCAAAGAAATCTCCATTATGGATATTGTCGAAGCGGTCGATGGGACTCAGGATTTCGATAGGAAATGTATCCTCGGCCTGCAGGAGTGCAATGATAAAGCGCCCTGCGCCCTGCACAACCATTGGAAATCACTCCGCGATCAGTTCTCCAAATCGATCGGGGCTATGACGCTCGATGCGGCGGTAAGGTCCCTGAAAAGTAAGTAA
- a CDS encoding conserved exported hypothetical protein (Evidence 4 : Unknown function but conserved in other organisms), with the protein MLSRINLVRLGTLILFSLAFLAATAPPVRAHCDTMDGPVIKDARTALESGDITPVLKWVKADAEGEIQTAFAEARNVRVLNETARVMADRYFFETLVRIHREGEGAPYTGLKPAGSDLPLSVVEADRSLETGSDSTLQALLRQSLLTGLHKRYLEALEKSRHASESVASGREYVESYVQFVHYVERLYLDASSDPGHGREAGPDHGGHDQ; encoded by the coding sequence ATGTTATCCCGAATTAATCTTGTCAGGCTGGGGACCCTGATTCTTTTTTCACTTGCCTTTCTGGCCGCGACAGCGCCGCCGGTTCGAGCTCATTGTGATACCATGGACGGGCCCGTCATCAAGGACGCCCGGACTGCTTTGGAAAGCGGCGATATCACCCCCGTCCTGAAATGGGTCAAGGCAGATGCGGAAGGGGAAATTCAAACCGCCTTCGCCGAAGCCCGAAATGTCCGCGTTCTCAATGAAACCGCCCGCGTCATGGCCGACCGCTATTTCTTTGAAACACTGGTCAGAATTCACCGGGAAGGTGAGGGTGCCCCTTACACCGGATTGAAGCCCGCCGGATCGGATCTTCCTTTGTCCGTAGTCGAAGCGGACCGCTCCCTGGAAACCGGTTCTGATTCAACCCTGCAGGCGCTTTTACGGCAGTCCCTTCTGACCGGTCTGCATAAACGCTATCTTGAAGCCCTCGAAAAAAGCCGCCACGCCTCTGAATCGGTTGCCTCCGGCCGGGAATATGTAGAATCCTATGTACAATTTGTCCATTACGTGGAACGACTTTACTTGGACGCCTCGAGCGATCCGGGACACGGCCGGGAAGCCGGGCCGGATCACGGTGGGCATGACCAATGA